One genomic window of Nakamurella panacisegetis includes the following:
- a CDS encoding phosphatidylserine decarboxylase, producing the protein MASGSQPLGGATAGSHLVQLIRSTVPPIHPGGRPIVLGALAGSLGLRFLLRAVGLKKLGSLVGRIGLTGTAASAVFFRAPRRVTPTDSSLVVAAADGLISLIEDAVPPSELGLGPQPRTRVSIFLSVFDVHVQRIPVDGVITQAAYKPGKFLSADLDKASEVNERNSLVIRSTHGPEVIVTQIAGLIARRIVCDVRPGASVLAGATYGLIRFGSRVDTYLPAGSTVDAILGQRTIGGETVLAHLPTVAS; encoded by the coding sequence ATGGCCTCCGGTTCCCAGCCGCTGGGTGGTGCTACCGCCGGTTCCCACCTGGTGCAGTTGATCCGCTCCACCGTGCCACCGATCCACCCCGGCGGCCGACCGATCGTGCTCGGCGCGTTGGCCGGATCGCTGGGCCTGCGGTTCCTGCTCCGAGCGGTCGGGCTGAAGAAGTTAGGGTCGCTCGTCGGGCGGATCGGGCTCACCGGGACGGCGGCCTCCGCGGTGTTCTTCCGCGCCCCGCGCCGGGTGACGCCCACCGACAGCTCGCTGGTGGTGGCCGCCGCCGACGGCCTGATCTCACTGATCGAGGACGCGGTTCCACCGTCGGAGTTGGGCCTCGGCCCGCAGCCGCGGACCCGGGTGTCGATCTTCCTGTCGGTGTTCGACGTGCACGTGCAGCGGATCCCGGTCGACGGCGTCATCACCCAGGCCGCGTACAAGCCCGGGAAGTTCCTCTCGGCCGACCTGGACAAGGCGTCCGAGGTCAACGAGCGGAACTCGCTGGTCATCCGGTCCACCCACGGACCGGAGGTCATCGTCACCCAGATCGCCGGGCTCATCGCCCGCCGCATCGTGTGCGACGTCAGGCCGGGCGCCTCGGTGCTGGCCGGGGCCACCTACGGCCTGATCCGGTTCGGGTCACGGGTCGACACGTACTTGCCCGCCGGATCGACGGTCGACGCGATCCTCGGGCAGCGCACCATCGGCGGTGAGACGGTGCTGGCCCATCTGCCCACCGTCGCCTCGTGA
- a CDS encoding PadR family transcriptional regulator: MTSEGMTRARRPAVKPTPLALMVLGLLAERPMHPYEMQRLMIERAKDKVINVQRGSLYPAVERLVKARLVEPAETSREGRRPERTTYQLTPDGRDTVAEWMVSMLRTPKVEYPEFAAALAFLPLVTHADALAALDARNRRLTAELAALEATLGLLPTDFPRLFLVETEYQLAMLRAEKNWVTGILDDLRSGRLAWDLDRIRAWSEQLGAAGVIAPPT, translated from the coding sequence ATGACTAGTGAGGGCATGACGCGGGCGCGGCGCCCGGCTGTCAAGCCGACCCCACTGGCCCTGATGGTGCTCGGGCTACTGGCCGAACGTCCGATGCACCCGTACGAGATGCAGCGTCTGATGATCGAGCGCGCCAAGGACAAGGTCATCAACGTCCAGCGTGGGTCGCTCTATCCAGCGGTCGAGCGTCTGGTCAAGGCCCGTCTGGTGGAGCCGGCCGAGACCAGTCGTGAAGGACGCCGGCCCGAGCGCACCACCTACCAGCTCACGCCCGATGGCCGGGACACCGTTGCCGAATGGATGGTGTCCATGCTCAGGACACCGAAGGTGGAGTATCCGGAATTCGCCGCCGCCCTGGCCTTTCTGCCCCTGGTGACGCACGCCGATGCGCTCGCCGCCCTGGACGCCCGCAATCGCCGGCTCACGGCCGAACTCGCCGCACTCGAGGCCACCCTGGGCCTGCTGCCGACCGACTTCCCGCGCCTCTTCCTGGTCGAGACCGAGTATCAGCTGGCCATGTTGCGAGCCGAGAAGAACTGGGTCACCGGAATCCTCGACGATCTGAGGTCGGGTCGCCTGGCCTGGGATCTCGATCGGATCCGGGCCTGGTCGGAGCAGCTGGGGGCGGCCGGTGTCATCGCCCCGCCGACCTGA
- a CDS encoding septum formation family protein has product MDRRWSGAAVVLVGLILAAIVPVAVVGRHIAGSPTALDVPGPPAAGDCLIGPIGASKGDTYPTLVAAPCTGLRMGEVISTYTDQRRPSVRTGDGYPNDDACTSAIDGYLGHTLGPSAGGWELPTTLAGVVEQPSALQAAVGQHWLACVLVLLGPDQSPTSWSGTARNALAPGVRPPAGFATCLRMSSLINYQRVDCARAHAAEAFGLMSTARDGLTQRGLDASCLTQVRRRTAMPDPTAGGVLSVKAVAVHGADGPPRAGLGSATDDSGFALCELVTSAGRTLVGPLLGLGTGPVPLSG; this is encoded by the coding sequence ATGGACCGGCGGTGGAGTGGGGCGGCCGTCGTCCTGGTCGGGTTGATCCTCGCCGCGATCGTGCCGGTCGCCGTCGTTGGTCGTCACATCGCCGGATCGCCGACCGCGCTGGACGTGCCCGGACCCCCGGCCGCCGGGGATTGTCTGATCGGCCCGATCGGCGCGTCCAAAGGGGACACCTATCCGACGCTGGTGGCCGCGCCGTGCACCGGCCTGCGGATGGGCGAGGTGATCAGCACGTACACCGACCAGCGGCGTCCATCGGTCCGGACCGGCGACGGCTACCCGAACGACGATGCCTGCACGAGCGCAATCGACGGGTACCTCGGTCACACCCTCGGACCGTCGGCCGGCGGGTGGGAACTGCCCACCACACTGGCCGGTGTCGTCGAGCAGCCGTCCGCACTGCAGGCCGCGGTGGGGCAGCACTGGCTGGCGTGCGTGCTGGTGCTGCTGGGACCTGATCAGAGCCCGACCTCATGGTCCGGGACGGCCCGGAACGCGCTCGCGCCCGGGGTCAGGCCGCCAGCCGGGTTCGCCACCTGCCTGAGGATGTCCAGCTTGATCAACTACCAGCGGGTGGATTGTGCGAGGGCCCATGCGGCCGAGGCGTTCGGGTTGATGTCCACCGCCCGGGACGGGCTCACCCAGCGGGGGCTGGACGCTTCGTGCCTGACGCAGGTGCGCCGCCGGACCGCGATGCCGGATCCCACCGCCGGCGGGGTCCTGAGCGTGAAGGCGGTCGCGGTGCACGGAGCGGACGGGCCCCCGCGGGCCGGCCTCGGCAGCGCCACCGACGACAGCGGATTCGCTCTGTGCGAGCTCGTGACATCGGCCGGCCGCACCCTGGTCGGTCCCCTGCTCGGCCTGGGCACGGGGCCGGTCCCGCTGTCCGGCTGA
- a CDS encoding cyanophycinase, producing MTEARATMPPGAGVVMPIGGAEDKLGRMTILREVIRLAGGSAARIVVISTASSLGDEITHAYLQLFAGLGVSDVVGIRPENRDQAGDAALVATIDRATAVFMTGGNQTKLATVIVGTPVGDAIRAAHLRGAVVAGTSAGASICSEHMVSFGSGGSTPKFRVGQVSQGLGLLSGVVVDQHFTQRNRFGRLLALVAANPGQLGVGIDEDTAAIVSASGRLEVKGRGVVTIIDGADVITTAYTATGTQPLMMSGLTLHTLPRGAIFDLTTRRLVSAPGLPDETEPPKVATLADVPEDMRPRTRRIAAEGAHTTTAELRRRPASS from the coding sequence ATGACTGAGGCACGGGCCACCATGCCCCCTGGAGCGGGCGTGGTGATGCCCATCGGCGGCGCGGAGGACAAGCTCGGCCGGATGACCATCCTGCGTGAGGTGATCCGACTGGCCGGCGGCAGCGCGGCGCGCATCGTCGTGATCTCCACGGCCTCCTCCCTCGGTGACGAGATCACCCACGCCTACCTCCAGCTCTTCGCCGGCCTCGGGGTGTCGGACGTCGTCGGGATCCGGCCGGAGAATCGGGACCAGGCCGGCGATGCCGCTCTGGTCGCGACCATCGACCGGGCCACCGCGGTGTTCATGACGGGCGGCAACCAGACGAAACTGGCCACCGTCATCGTCGGGACGCCGGTCGGAGACGCGATCCGGGCCGCTCATCTGCGCGGAGCGGTGGTGGCCGGGACGTCGGCCGGGGCCAGCATCTGCAGCGAGCACATGGTGTCGTTCGGCAGCGGCGGTTCGACCCCGAAGTTCCGGGTCGGACAGGTGTCACAGGGGCTCGGGCTGCTGTCCGGCGTCGTCGTCGACCAGCACTTCACCCAGCGGAACCGGTTCGGCCGGCTGCTGGCGTTGGTGGCCGCCAACCCCGGACAGCTCGGAGTCGGCATCGACGAGGACACGGCCGCGATCGTGTCGGCCTCGGGCCGGTTGGAGGTCAAGGGCCGCGGAGTGGTGACGATCATCGACGGCGCCGACGTGATCACCACCGCCTACACCGCGACCGGCACCCAGCCCTTGATGATGTCGGGACTCACACTGCACACGCTGCCCCGGGGAGCGATCTTCGACCTGACCACGCGCCGGCTGGTCTCCGCTCCCGGTCTGCCCGACGAGACCGAACCGCCGAAGGTGGCCACCCTGGCCGACGTTCCGGAGGACATGCGCCCGCGGACCCGCCGGATCGCGGCCGAGGGGGCGCACACCACGACGGCCGAGCTGCGGCGCCGGCCCGCTTCGTCCTGA
- a CDS encoding TerD family protein, which yields MGVNLTKGGNVSLTKAAPGLSVVTLGLGWDARTTDGSSFDLDASALGLGADGKIVSNEHFVFYNNKRSPDGAIEHGGDNLTGEGSGDDEVITVNVAAVPPNIDKVAVAVSIYDADTKGLSFGQVRNAYIRVVNQADQVELARYDLSEDASTETAMVFGELYRNGAEWKFRAIGQGYASGLSGIAQDFGVTV from the coding sequence ATGGGCGTGAATCTCACCAAGGGCGGCAACGTCTCACTCACCAAGGCGGCGCCGGGCCTGAGCGTGGTCACCCTCGGTCTCGGCTGGGACGCCCGCACGACCGACGGCAGCAGCTTCGACCTCGACGCCAGCGCGCTCGGCCTCGGCGCCGACGGCAAGATCGTCTCGAACGAGCACTTCGTTTTCTACAACAACAAGCGGTCGCCCGACGGCGCCATCGAGCACGGCGGCGACAACCTGACCGGAGAGGGTTCCGGCGACGACGAGGTGATCACGGTGAACGTGGCCGCCGTGCCGCCGAATATCGACAAGGTCGCCGTCGCCGTTTCGATCTACGATGCCGACACCAAGGGACTGTCCTTCGGCCAGGTCCGCAACGCCTACATCCGGGTGGTCAACCAGGCCGATCAGGTCGAGTTGGCGCGGTACGACCTCTCCGAGGACGCCTCCACCGAGACGGCGATGGTCTTCGGCGAGCTGTACCGCAACGGGGCCGAGTGGAAGTTCCGCGCCATCGGCCAGGGTTACGCCTCCGGTCTGTCCGGCATCGCCCAGGACTTCGGCGTCACCGTGTGA
- a CDS encoding CDP-alcohol phosphatidyltransferase family protein: protein MATVPGVRFLPNAITVLALCAGLTSVAFALDHHWFPAIVAIGIAAILDSLDGPAARLLNSTSRIGAELDSLSDLVSFGVAPALVVYVWRFNDGNSISFGWAFCLMFAVCMALRLARFNSLLDDDTPKPYAKGFFTGIPAPGGGLLAMAPLLLAIRLGDHHWFSSQWVVAGWLVVVGSLAVSRLPTISPKSVRVPTGLIVPLLVLLVAAVALEFYEPQLVMAIGLGLYLLHLPYASWKFQYLKRHPELWMDARKQRIFRSSTRRIRLSVRMPRRRRVAGRASDGTPLPSARRRGALGQVRGRVQERRRLR from the coding sequence ATGGCGACTGTCCCCGGCGTCCGGTTCCTCCCGAACGCGATCACCGTCCTGGCCCTGTGCGCCGGGCTCACCTCGGTGGCCTTCGCGCTGGATCACCACTGGTTCCCGGCGATCGTGGCCATCGGCATCGCGGCGATCCTGGATTCCCTGGACGGCCCGGCGGCCCGGCTGCTGAACTCGACCAGCCGGATCGGCGCCGAGCTGGACTCGCTGTCGGACCTGGTGTCGTTCGGCGTCGCGCCCGCCCTGGTCGTCTACGTCTGGCGGTTCAACGACGGCAACTCGATCAGCTTCGGCTGGGCCTTCTGCCTGATGTTCGCCGTCTGCATGGCGCTGCGGCTCGCTCGCTTCAACTCGTTGCTGGACGACGACACCCCCAAGCCGTATGCGAAGGGCTTCTTCACCGGCATCCCGGCCCCCGGAGGCGGGCTGCTGGCGATGGCCCCCCTGCTGCTGGCCATCCGGCTGGGCGATCACCACTGGTTCAGCAGCCAGTGGGTGGTGGCCGGCTGGCTGGTCGTCGTCGGGTCGCTGGCTGTGTCACGGCTGCCGACCATTTCGCCGAAGTCGGTGCGCGTGCCGACCGGCCTCATCGTCCCGTTGCTGGTGCTGCTGGTGGCGGCGGTGGCCCTGGAGTTCTACGAGCCGCAGCTGGTCATGGCCATCGGCCTGGGCCTGTATCTGCTGCACCTGCCCTACGCGAGCTGGAAGTTCCAGTACCTCAAGCGCCATCCCGAGCTGTGGATGGACGCGCGCAAGCAGCGGATCTTCCGGTCATCGACCCGGCGTATCCGGCTGTCGGTGCGGATGCCACGCCGCCGCCGGGTGGCCGGCCGGGCGTCCGACGGCACTCCGCTGCCCTCCGCTCGGCGCCGGGGCGCGCTGGGCCAGGTGCGCGGTCGCGTGCAGGAGCGCCGCCGCCTGAGATGA
- a CDS encoding class I SAM-dependent methyltransferase — protein MTNDETNRTRAAFDVPATAYQKLIGRYLGTLAPAFADAAGVVGGLRVLDVGCGPGGLTRELARRAGPAAVSALDPSESFVQACAAANPGVDVRLGVAEELPFEDATFDVTLASLVVGFMTDPIAGVREMARVTRPGGTVALCFWNYAEMPLLRTLFTTAARFDPAQGAEDRRLGTRDGELVSVLRAAGVADPHQQIIQATAEYDGFDDWWSPVPLGVGPMGLFYRSLDEVQREQWRELARDALGAPDGPFRSTAQAWCACGTV, from the coding sequence GTGACCAATGACGAGACGAACCGCACGCGCGCGGCCTTCGACGTTCCGGCGACGGCCTACCAGAAGCTGATCGGCCGTTACCTCGGCACCCTGGCCCCGGCGTTCGCCGACGCGGCCGGCGTCGTGGGCGGTCTCCGGGTGCTGGACGTGGGCTGCGGGCCCGGCGGGCTGACCCGCGAGCTGGCCCGTCGCGCCGGCCCGGCCGCGGTCAGCGCATTGGACCCCTCCGAATCGTTCGTGCAGGCGTGCGCGGCGGCCAACCCGGGGGTCGACGTCCGGCTCGGCGTGGCCGAGGAACTGCCCTTCGAGGACGCGACATTCGATGTCACCCTGGCCAGCCTGGTGGTCGGTTTCATGACCGACCCGATCGCCGGCGTCCGCGAGATGGCGCGGGTGACCAGGCCCGGTGGCACCGTGGCCCTGTGCTTCTGGAACTACGCCGAGATGCCGCTGCTGCGCACCCTGTTCACCACCGCGGCCCGGTTCGACCCGGCCCAGGGAGCCGAAGATCGACGGCTGGGGACCAGGGACGGTGAGCTGGTCTCGGTCCTCCGGGCGGCCGGCGTCGCCGATCCACATCAACAGATCATCCAGGCCACCGCCGAGTATGACGGATTCGACGACTGGTGGAGCCCGGTGCCGCTCGGGGTGGGACCGATGGGCCTGTTCTACCGGTCGCTCGACGAGGTCCAGCGCGAGCAATGGCGGGAGTTGGCCCGGGACGCCCTTGGCGCACCCGACGGCCCGTTCCGCTCGACCGCCCAGGCGTGGTGCGCCTGCGGCACGGTGTGA
- a CDS encoding GntR family transcriptional regulator produces the protein MDLFDGRATLTRHPGSPAHQEIQRWFTDALRDGHLSPGDRLPAEAEVARFFGVSRMTLRQALSGLDARGLLERVPGRSGGTYIVEPVIDCDVTGLTGFTEQLRRAEVRARAKVLLAATVPAGVPVAAALGLRRGGPVHEIVRIRFGGAVPLALEHSWFPAEVFPDLLDRRLTGSLYGLLGNRYRQRPHTAVEHLEPATVDDEQAGHLGVAPGSAVMRIERTAHTAAGLAVEYATDLFRPDRIRISVRSHWTADPRA, from the coding sequence ATGGATCTCTTCGACGGCCGGGCGACCCTGACCCGGCATCCCGGGTCCCCCGCCCACCAGGAGATCCAACGGTGGTTCACCGATGCCCTGCGGGACGGACACCTCTCGCCCGGTGACCGGTTGCCGGCCGAGGCGGAAGTCGCACGCTTCTTCGGAGTGAGCCGGATGACGTTGCGGCAAGCCCTGTCCGGCCTGGATGCCCGTGGACTACTGGAGCGAGTGCCTGGCCGTTCGGGCGGGACCTACATCGTCGAGCCGGTCATCGACTGCGACGTCACCGGCCTCACCGGATTCACCGAGCAACTCCGGCGGGCCGAGGTCAGGGCCCGGGCCAAAGTGCTGCTGGCGGCAACCGTCCCGGCCGGCGTCCCGGTCGCCGCGGCGCTGGGATTGCGCCGAGGCGGCCCGGTCCACGAGATCGTGCGGATCCGTTTCGGCGGCGCGGTTCCACTGGCTCTCGAGCATTCGTGGTTTCCGGCCGAGGTGTTCCCCGATCTGCTCGACCGGCGCCTCACCGGGTCGCTGTACGGCCTGCTCGGCAATCGCTATCGACAGCGCCCGCACACCGCGGTGGAACACCTTGAGCCGGCCACCGTCGACGACGAACAAGCCGGTCACCTCGGCGTGGCCCCGGGATCGGCCGTCATGCGGATCGAGCGCACCGCGCACACGGCGGCCGGTCTGGCCGTCGAGTACGCCACCGACCTGTTCCGCCCCGACCGCATCCGCATCTCGGTGCGCAGCCACTGGACCGCGGATCCGCGGGCCTGA
- a CDS encoding DHA2 family efflux MFS transporter permease subunit, translated as MSEPSVLTTATGVPIRGHRPVRPGLIIAVFCLGLFMTLLDITIVNIAIPDIVTELRASLDTVLWIGSAYSLVYAVLLITAGRVGDILGPRTMFLAGIALFTVASFASGLSSDSAQLIAFRALQGLGAALLAPQGLPIITSTLPAARRGPAFAATGIMSGLGVLLGPTLGGFIVTHFGWRWIFFINIPVGAATLVLAFAFMPDIRPGLRHRLDIAGVGLLTLALLGMVFGLIEGQRYGWGTISGPISIPLVIAVGAVFLGLFVWRQIRRQKLEPLLPFSIFRDRTFTIMTLVLLAMGFAMVGVFLPMTIFYQSVLGLSAVAAGVVIGTQSLAMMITSGIVGGAGGSGRLNLKWVLFTGLVLFALGVSYVLLVAAPDVSRWAFVPGLVVSGLGLGCVWTPLFGLATRDLDPARSGVAAGVLDTLQEFGSVLATAVLGAVLAGRLSVDWHNRAVIAAAALPEPSRSQFLTGIGQAAGGGLQVGAGQAAQLTLPSDVAAATADQIRTVAAETFGAGFTDAMRPTMLIPVAVILAAAGAVLFVRDRSTTVGKSPGD; from the coding sequence ATGTCCGAACCGTCAGTATTGACGACCGCCACCGGTGTGCCGATCCGTGGTCACCGTCCGGTGCGTCCGGGCCTGATCATCGCCGTATTCTGTCTCGGTCTGTTCATGACCTTGCTCGACATCACCATCGTCAACATCGCCATTCCCGATATCGTCACCGAATTGCGGGCCAGCCTCGACACCGTGCTGTGGATCGGTTCGGCCTATTCGCTGGTGTATGCCGTGCTGCTGATCACGGCCGGGCGGGTCGGCGACATCCTCGGGCCGCGGACCATGTTCCTGGCCGGGATCGCGCTGTTCACCGTGGCCAGCTTCGCATCCGGCCTGTCGAGCGATTCCGCACAGCTCATCGCGTTCCGCGCCCTGCAGGGATTGGGCGCCGCACTCCTTGCACCGCAAGGGCTTCCGATCATCACGTCCACGCTGCCCGCGGCCCGACGCGGTCCGGCGTTCGCTGCCACCGGGATCATGTCGGGGCTCGGTGTCCTGCTCGGGCCGACCCTCGGCGGCTTCATCGTGACGCATTTCGGTTGGCGGTGGATCTTCTTCATCAACATCCCGGTCGGGGCGGCCACCCTGGTGCTGGCCTTCGCGTTCATGCCGGACATCCGGCCGGGGCTACGCCACCGACTCGACATCGCCGGCGTCGGCCTGCTGACGCTCGCCCTGCTGGGCATGGTCTTCGGGTTGATCGAGGGGCAGCGGTACGGCTGGGGCACCATTTCCGGACCCATTTCCATTCCGCTGGTCATCGCTGTCGGCGCGGTGTTCCTGGGGCTTTTCGTGTGGCGTCAGATTCGGCGGCAGAAGCTGGAGCCGTTGCTGCCGTTCTCGATCTTCCGCGACCGGACGTTCACCATCATGACGTTGGTGCTGCTGGCCATGGGTTTCGCCATGGTCGGCGTGTTCCTCCCGATGACCATCTTTTACCAATCGGTGCTCGGGTTGTCCGCGGTGGCCGCCGGCGTGGTGATCGGCACGCAGTCGCTGGCCATGATGATCACCTCCGGCATCGTCGGCGGCGCCGGCGGCTCGGGTCGGCTCAACCTGAAGTGGGTGCTGTTCACCGGGCTGGTGTTGTTCGCCCTCGGCGTCTCCTACGTTCTGCTGGTCGCTGCCCCGGACGTCTCCCGGTGGGCGTTCGTTCCCGGACTGGTCGTCTCTGGCCTCGGGCTGGGGTGCGTCTGGACCCCGTTGTTCGGGCTGGCCACGCGCGATCTGGATCCGGCGCGGTCCGGCGTGGCGGCCGGAGTGCTCGACACCCTGCAGGAGTTCGGCTCGGTGCTGGCCACGGCCGTGCTGGGTGCGGTCCTGGCCGGCCGGTTGTCGGTGGATTGGCACAACCGGGCCGTGATCGCTGCCGCCGCTCTGCCCGAACCGTCCAGGTCGCAGTTCCTGACCGGGATCGGTCAAGCAGCGGGCGGCGGGCTCCAGGTCGGGGCCGGGCAGGCGGCCCAGCTCACCCTGCCGTCCGACGTCGCCGCGGCGACGGCCGATCAGATCAGGACCGTGGCGGCCGAGACCTTCGGCGCCGGCTTCACCGATGCGATGCGTCCGACCATGTTGATACCGGTGGCGGTGATCCTGGCCGCGGCGGGAGCGGTGCTGTTCGTCCGCGACCGATCGACGACCGTGGGGAAGTCGCCGGGAGACTGA
- a CDS encoding DUF3263 domain-containing protein yields MDNSAARPVPEDVATDDGATSAQGLSRRDREILGFERQWWQYAGLKEQAIKEMFDLSPTRYYQVLNNVIDNPAALAEDPLLVRRLRRLRSTRQKTRSARRLGFDA; encoded by the coding sequence ATGGACAACTCAGCCGCACGGCCGGTGCCGGAGGATGTCGCGACGGACGACGGCGCCACCTCGGCCCAGGGTCTGTCCCGCCGGGACCGCGAAATCCTGGGTTTCGAACGACAGTGGTGGCAGTACGCAGGGCTCAAGGAGCAGGCGATCAAGGAGATGTTCGACCTCTCGCCGACCCGCTACTACCAGGTGCTGAACAACGTCATCGACAACCCGGCGGCACTGGCCGAGGACCCGCTCCTGGTTCGCCGTCTGCGCCGGCTCCGCTCGACCCGGCAGAAGACCCGATCGGCCCGCCGGCTCGGCTTCGACGCCTGA